TTTGTCCCATGATTTCATTATTGGGCTCATGTATGGCGATATAGTCCACAAATGCAAGAGGCTCTATCCCCATGGCCAGGAGGTCGTTCACATTCATGGCGATGCAGTCAATCCCGATTGTGTTCCATCTTTTCATTTCATTTGCGATCAGCACCTTTGAACCCACACCGTCTGTAGTCAGTGCAAGAGCATATTCCCCAAAATCAATAAGACCCGCATAATGGCCAACATCTGTTATCGGGGCGCCACGACCTTTGCGTTTATAAGTAAGATGTTTTGCAAGGGCAGCTATTGCCCGGTTTTCCGTATCGATATCAACGCCTGCTTTTGCATAAGTTAACGCCATACGGGCTTTAATAAGAGTGATTGCATAAAGATTTTATGATTGCGAGCAGGCGTTGGATAGGTGTGTGTGGGAGTGACATAAAAAATATGCCTGCTCATACTTATGATGAGCACAATACTATATAAATATTTTGGTTGTTGTTAATTATTAATCCATAACTTAGCCTCAGTCCTACGACATTATGGTTCATCTACGAACCTGTTCAGCTCAATTTATCGCAAAAATCTACTGGAACCCCAGTGTATCTTCTATCCTGCTTATCTCAGGGCTGGTGGTTTCTTCGCCGACCACATAGCCTTTACAATTGGCAAGAATACCTGAACCAACCAGGGGAGAACCAAAATTAACCGTTCCTATATTGACTGGTAGTTTGAACAGTTCTTCAATTACCGATATTTCGGCAGGACTTGATTTAGGATGAACAAGTACACCTTTGTTTGTGGCTATACCTGCCATTCCAACGGTCTTTAAACCGCCAAGAGTGCCTCTCCGGACTTCAACCTCGAGAGTTCTCTGGATTATTTTGATGGACTTTTCAGAAAGGTCAGGATGAACAAGGGCAGCCGTATCATTGGCTAAAATAAGGTTTCCTGCTGCGTTGTGTTCTTCGGTTAACCTTGCTGCTTTGATATGTTTCCTTATAGCCCTGATCTCTTTTTCCAGGACAAAACCTGCTACCATCATCCCGCTATTGTTTCCCCGCATCAATGAACCTATGATGGAACTTCCGCTTACAGCAGTACGGCATGCTGTAACACCAAGTGATTCTTCCAGTTCCCCTATGATTTCATCAGATGCATCATAAGGTACAAAAACAAATTCATCCGTACACGTTGCAAAAACGCCCAGTACGGGGCTGCCTGAAATATTCAATTTACGTTTCAACTAGGCCCCAAAAAAAATTTATTCCGGGGCGAGTTCAGCCTGAACGCCACCGGCTTCGAACTTGACCGCCCTTACTCTTAATTTCAATGGCGGTTTCATTGAGCCTCTCTCCCAGAGTTTCTCGTTGATGGTCTTGTCGATCTTGACCTCGTCAAGTTCTGTCTTCAGGTGTTTCCCAAGATATGCTCTTACTTTCCTGACTGCGCATTCTGCTCTTTTCCAGCGCGGAACTTTCCTTGCATCCGAAAGGGGAATAGTATAAATTCTTTCAATATCTGCCATAATAATCACTTTAAACCTTAAGTGTGCTTCTTCTCCAGTTGCGTCTCTTCGGGTGGGTCATTACATTTCTCTTGGTCTTTACAATAACCCATGCCGGGAGGCGCTGGTTCTGATTCTGGTGTTTTGCCAGTCTTTTCTTCTTTGCTTTTGTCCTTTGAGTCATAAGAATTCACCGGATAATCTGGAATTGGAATACCCTGTACGTCTTGATACATTGATAAAGCTTTTGGATACTTATTTATACCCTCCTGCCATCTAAAATCCTCTTGCGGGTAATATAAATGGCAAAAACATCAAAGATATCAGGTTTTTATAAGCAGAGCCCGGAAGAAAGGCTCAAAATAGTGTCCGAATTTTCAGGTCTCTCTGAAGAAGAAGCATCATGCATAGGCGCAACTGGCGCGCTTTCACTTGATGCCGCTGACCGGATGGTGGAAAACCTCATTGGGGTTATGGAAGTACCGATGGGTATTGCTGTGAATTTCCGGATTAATGGCAGGGATTATCTTATTCCTATGGCTATTGAAGAACCTTCAGTCATAGCCGCAGCGAGCAATGCGGCGAAGATGGCGCGGGAAGGCGGGGGATTCACAACGAGCAGCACAGGTCCTGTTATGATGGGGCAGATACAGGCTGTCGGGATAAAAGACCCGAACGGCGCAAGACTGAATATCCTTGAGAAAAAAGATGAAATAATCAGGCGCGCAAATGATGTTGACCCGATACTTGTTAAATTCGGCGGAGGCGCAAAGGATGTGGAAGTCAGGGTGATTGACACGCCTTCCGGGAAAATGCTCATAACGCACCTTGTGGTGGATTGCAGGGATGCCATGGGTGCAAATGCCGTGAATACGATGGCCGAAACTGTGGCGCCTTATATTGAGGAACTCACGGGAGGGCGCGTGTACCTGAGGATTATTTCAAATTTTGCAGATAAACGTTTGATGAGGGCAAAAGCGGTTTTCCCGAAAGAGGCAATAGGTGGAGAAGAAGTTGTAGACGGTATCCTTGCAGCATATCATTTTGCTGCAGGCGACCCGTACAGGGCAGCGACCCATAACAAAGGTATCATGAACGGGGTCTCAGCAGCGGTGCTTGCTACAGGCAATGATACAAGGGCAATAGAAGCCGGAGCGCATGTTTACGCATCGCGAAGCGGAGTTTACCGTCCTCTCTCGTGCTATGAGAAAAATGCAAATGGCGATCTTGTCGCAACAATAGAAATGCCAATGGCCGTAGGTCTTGTGGGCGGAGCAACAAAGACAAACCCGATAGCGCGCGCAGCTGTAAAGATCCTTGGAGTAAAGTCAGCTACAGAAATGGGAGAGGTATTTGCGGCTCTCGGTCTTGCCCAGAATTTCGCAGCAATGCGTGCGCTTGCTACAGAAGGTATCCAGAGGGGTCATATGGGGCTTCACTCAAGGAATGTGGCGATCCAGGCAGGTGCAACCGGTGACCTGGTGGATCAAATAGCCGATATTATGGTCAGGGAAAAGAAGGTAAGGGCTGATAGGGCAAAGGAACTGCTGGATGAGATGATGGAAAAAAGGAAATAATAGGCTTTTATCCACGCAATCTCTTCTGTACCTTCTCATTTGTTAATTCGGCAAGCGCATTAGATGCAACCCATTTAGCTGTCTTTGAATCTATTTTCAGTATCTCCTTTGCAGTTTCAATTGCACTCCAAATATCAGTTCCACCCATACTCATTGTACAGGTTCTTCGAGAACGGCAGATCGATGCTGTTTATCCCGCTGATATCCTTAAGATCATTCATCATAACCTTTCTTGCGGATATCGTGTAGAGCACATCATCCATGAATAATGACCTGCGAACTGCGCCTGGTGAATTCCAGTAATAATATTGCTCCTCGAAATCATCGAAGTGCGATATCTTGCCCTTGAGCTTGAAGCCGTTTGGGGTCAAATCGAATACATAAGCGCCCTGCCATACTTTTTCCCTGGAATAGCCATACCTGCTGTCAAATTGCCCTTTCTCCGTGACCTCCCTGATTGGAATCACAAGCAGATTCTTCTTCTTATCAAAGAGGAATGCCTTATGGTCACGAAGTGCCTCGGAATCCGTTCCGGCTTTTCCGATTTCATAAGTATCTATCTGTTTTGGATTATTGACATCAGATACATCAAAGAGCGACACTTTCACACCTTTTATCGACACGCCGCCCCACTCATTCTCGGCGGTTTCTTTACCAACCCCGATTATATGGTTTTCATCATACGGGTGCAGGTAATCTGAGAATCCTGGAATCTTGAGCTGGCCAAGCACTTGCGGTTTACCGGGGTCTTTGAGGTCTATCACGAACAACGGGTCCATTCTCTTGAATGTCACCATGTATAGCCTGTCCCCGATGAATCGTGTGGAGTATATTCTTTCATCCTGAGCTATTTTTTCAAGTTTCCCCGCAATTTTAAGATCGCTATCAAGGACATATACGTTATTGTACTGGGTGTTGCTGTTCTGTGTCCAGAACTGCGAAGTGGTGGCAACCCTGAAATAATCCCCGGATTCATCCATGGAGAACTGGTTCAGAAGGCTTCCCGGCACTTCGCCTTTAGTCTTATATTCGATAGCGCCATTTTCAATACCTATTTTCTGGATGACCGTCTTTTCCCTTTCCTGTGCGAGTTTTATTTCATATTCTTCAACTGCTTTCCGGACATCTTCCTGGTATTGTTGTTTTTCTTTTTCCGTCATCCTGTTGAAAGTATCTTCAAGAATGGATGATATTTTATCCCATTTCTCATGCTGGCCAAGGTTACTGTTCTTTATCTCATTTATCTTATTGCGGGCATCCTGTGGAAGTAGCGGCAAAACCACCTCATAGAACCGTTCCTCACGCTGCGATTCGTAATACAATACGGGCATATTTTTCCTGTAAGTGATGTATATATTATTCCGGGAAACATACAAATTGTCAGAATAACCCATCATGAATGTCTTCGCATTGATGCTGTCTGTTTTTTTAATATTGATAGAAGCGATCGTATGGAAAACGTAATTCTGTTCCGGATTATCAAAGTAATACACATCAGGGGCCATGATCCTGGCTGACCCTTTTCTTATGACAGGCATATCCACGAAATCATTGTAATAATAAACCTGATCCTTTGCGATGAAATATACATTATCCCCTATCATCCTTGACTGGAAATAACTGCCACTGACACTGTAATTCGCCACTTCACCGGGATTTTTCCTGTTTGAGATATCATATACCAGGGCTACTGTTTTCATAGTGTCTCTTGGCCTTGGCATATAATCATATTCCGGAATACCGTAGACAGTATCAGTATCTTCTATGAAAATTAAGAGCCTGTCGCCATTCACGAATATATCCTTTGGCCTTCCCTCGATCAATGTGGAGGAAAGGATTTTTGATTCAGATGCAGGAAATGCATCCAGGATAACAAGCCTGTTCTGGGCAATAACATAGATATATTTTCCATCGTTCTTCACAAAATCAGCCTCATCCACGCCCTCAACCTGGATATTTGTTTTTGAATAAGCCGTTGCTGTGTCCCCGGAAGGGGCTTGAATGCTCTTTGTTTCTCCGTTAGGAACAGCTGCCGCTGGCACGGCCGTTGCCCTTCCCATTCCTGATTCTGCAATTGCAAGATCCCTTCCCATCCAGAAACCACCGGATGCACCTGTACTTTGCGAACTTGCTTTCAGATATTCCCGCAATTCGTATGCTGATGAGAATTTCTTCAATTCCTGAGTTGACCCGGGAATCGTGGAGATTGTAATGTTCCCGGTATTATTTTCCTCATCTATTGTTTTCATGTCCTGCCAGACGCACCCGCTAAAAATCGCAATGCTTGTCATTAATAATATCAGAATTACTACTTTTTTGTTCATTTGCTATCACCTGCTTGATAATATCATACCGCCTGATGATAAATATATCTTTGACTTCGAATTGAATTGGAGTTATAGATTTACTGATATTTTCCAGTGGAAATCATGGGGTATATGATAATAATCATTATAATATGAGTTTCTTGCTATCTCTTAGGAGATGAATTGTCAGGTATATGCAGCAATTCATAGCACAGGTATTTTTTTGTATATCTTAAGAAATACAAGGAATATGCGTTTTGACCTGCATATCCATTCAAATCATTCCTCAGACAGCGGATTGACTATCGATGATATCCTGAGAAGGGCTGTGGAAAAGGATCTGGACGGGATCGCAATATGCGACCACAATACTATAACCGGGAATTTTCTTGCCCGCAAGCGTGCAAAGGATTTGAATCTTCCATTGATGGTTATTCCTGGCATAGAAGTATCAACCACGCAGGGTCATCTTATCGTACTGGGGGCAAGGGGGAGCATTCCCCCGGATCTTTCCCCTCAGGAGACGATCAGTATTGCAAGACAACTCGGAGGCGTTATAATAGCAGCGCATCCTTTTAAGACCAGGAGCCTGGGTAATGTGAAAGGGCTTGATGTTGATGCAATTGAGACATTCAATTCAAGATGCATATTCAGGGAGAACAAAAAAGCGGAAAAAATGGCATTGGAGTTAGGAAAACCGCAAGTGGGAGGAAGTGATTCACACATGCTTGCAACGATCGGGATCGGATTTACGGAAATAGATGCAGAACCTTTTATGGAATCAGTATTGAAAGCCATCAGGGAAGGCAGAACCCGTCCGGGAGGGAGGATCGTACCTTTATATGTAATTATATTCCAGATAATGCGCAGGTTTTTCAGGCGCATGAAAACAATTATTTGATAGTATGCAAAAGCTACCAAAAGCAAATCAGGATTTACCGTTGCAAGAGGTACTTAAAAAGATAAAAGAAAGTAAAAAATATAAATAGTATGAATCACTAATAATTATCTTATGAAAGTAGTTTTCAGAATAATTGGCTCCGAAGAAGACCTCAAAGATATTGAAGGGAAAGAAGAAAATGTACATTTCTGTTTCAGGCCATCTGAAAAAAACATATTCGAACTGGTAAACAAAGCGGAAAAGTTAAAAAGAATACAGTTGCCGTCATCTTACCAGAAAACAATATCTAATACTACAAAAACGCTTTTAAAAATGAAAAATATAAAATTGTTAACAGGGGATATCTGGGGTCACAGGACAGACATTGACAGGTTTGCAGAGATAGAAGTTTAAATCAGGAAATGAAGGGACTCATTTTATGATATAGTGTCAACTATGGTCAAAAAATGGTTTTTTCATCCCTTTTTGTTGCTACTATGACCAGAAGTATCTCAAAACTAATTCTCTCTGTGTTCTTTTCTTTTATATCATAACCCAGTTCTTTCATCTTTGATTTTACTTCTCCTATTCCCGTGAATGAGGAAAGAAGAATAATTATCCGCCCATTGTCTTCAAGATGATGTACAGCATCCTCAATGAACCGGTTAATTATTTGCCTGCCATCGTATCCCCCGTCCAGTGCAATATTTATCCAGTCGTTCGTCCTTTCAGATTCATTAGTAGGAAGATAAGGCGGATTGAATATTATTATGTCAAATTTCCCCCTGATACAGTTCAATAAATCACCCCTTATTGCTTCAACTCCGTTGTCTCTTGTGCATGCTGCCGCATAAGGATTTATATCGATACCTGTGATCCTTGCATTTGTATTTTTCTTAATAACAGCTGAGATTATACCGCTTCCGCAGCCCACTTCCAAAATCCGCTCCGAACCTTTTATCTCATCCAGAGCTGCCTCTGCCAGCAGAAAAGAATCTTCTGCAGGTTCATAAACGTGGTGATTTGCTTTGATAATTGTATTTTTATAGTAAATATTCATTGACCGGGTTCTGATTGTTTTTTTATATGATAATATTAATGGTTTTTACCAAATATTTAAAAAAATATAATGGATGATGATGATAAAATATAAATATAGCGATGCGAATTATGATATAATCAATTAAAAAAAAATAGAAGGATTCAAAGAGCATTGGTAAATTATAATAGCATCTGAGGTAGTGAGGATAGGAGAAAAAATCATTCAAATATTTGTAATCAGCGGAGAAAATAAATGACCCTAAAGAAAGGAAGTTTTGTAATAGAAGGATTGGAGAATGTCCAGATAAACATAGGTAAAGTGGGCGCAGAAGAAGAACAAATTGCGCAAGGGCCCACGCCCAGACCAGAAATCATTGGTCTTCGGGACTGGGATTATCGTGTTATTGACCGGTATAACCCGGTTTATACACCGACAGGCGATACATGTGATTTCTGCACATACGGTAAATGTGATCTTACAGGGAATAAGGAGGGAGCGTGCGGGATAGACCTGGAGGGACAGTCGGCGCGGCAGGCGCTGATGACAAGTATTATGGGTGCTGCATGCCACTCAGCCCATGGGAGACATCTCCTGAACTATCTCATAAAGAAGTACGGGGAAGATTTTAAAATTGATGTCGGGCCAAGTAACCTGCAGGCACCTCTTACTGAAACAATAATGGGAATACAACCAAAAACAATCGGTGATTTCCGTCCTGTCCTTGATTATGTGGAAGAGCAGCTAACACAGCTCATTGCTACTACAAATACAGGCCAGGAAGGGGCAGCGCGGGACTTTGAGTCCAAGGCCCTTCATGCAGGAATGCTTGATCTTCTTGGTATGGAAGTCGCAGATATCATCCAGATTTCATGCCTCGGATTCCCAAAATCAGATGAAAAAGCCCCGATGGCCGATATCGGAATGGGAATACTTGATCCCAAAAAACCCGTAGTTATATGTGTGGGGCATAATATTGCGGCGCCTGCGTACATTCTTGATAATATGGACAGGAACGGGCAATTCGATAAAATAGAGATCGCAGGATTGTGCTGCACAGCCCACGACATGACGCGTTATAACAAAACTGCAAAGATCATCGGTTCCATGAGCAAGGAACTTAAATATATCAGGTCAGGAATACCCGATGTCCTGGTCACTGACGAACAATGTGTCAGGGCAGATGTATTAAAGGAAGCACAAAAACTTCATATTCCTGTCATTGCCACGAATGAAAAAATCACTTACGGATTACCGGACAGGTCAAATGACAGCGTGGATGCGATCATCGATGACCTTGTGAGTGGAAAGCAGCCAGGCGCAGTGCTTCTCGATTTTGAAAAGATCGGGGAACTTGTCCCGAAACTTGCTATGAAGATGGGGCCGATAAGGAAAGCCAAAGGATTAACTGCGCTTCCGGATGATGAGGAATTCAAGAAACTTGTTGCAAAATGTACAAAATGTCTCCAGTGCACACGCGACTGCCCGGAGAGCCTCCCGATTTCGGATGCCATGGCGGCTGCGGTAAAAGGCGACCTTTCGCTTTTTGAGATACTCCATGACAGATGCGTTGGATGCGGACGATGTGATTACAGCTGCCCTTCTGACATACCTGTATTGAATGTGATCGAGAAAGCTTCACAGCGTGTGATAAGAGAAGAAAAAGGTAAAATGCGGATCGGGAGAGGACAGATCGGCGACCCTGAGATCCGTGAGGAGGGGCGCAATCTTGTCCTTGGAACAACGCCGGGAGTGCTTGCTTTTGTAGGATGCGGCAATTACCCGGACGGCACGAAGGATGTTTATGATATTGTTGAAGAGATGATACAGCGCAGTTATATTATAATTACTTCGGGCTGCTCTGCCATGGATGTGGGAATGTTCAAAGATAAAGAAGGGAAGACCCTTTATGAGCGCTATCCCGGAAGATTCGTCAAAGGCAACCTTCTTAACACGGGTTCGTGCGTTTCAAATGCCCACATAGCTGCCACAACAATAAAAGTGGCTTCGATATTTGCAGGAAGAAAAACAAAAGGCAACTGGGAAGAAATTGCGGATTACGTCCTGAACAGGGTTGGAGCCGTTGGGATAGCCTGGGGGGCTTATTCCCAGAAAGCATTCGCTATCGGAACCGGCTGCAACAGGCTTGGTATCCCCGTGGTTGTAGGGCCTCACGGAACCAAATACAGGAGAGCTTTTATCGGCAAACCTTACAGGAAAGAGACCTGGAATGTTCTTGATGGAAGAGACGGTTCAGTCATCAATGTCGAGCCTGCACCCGAACATCTCATGATAACGGCAGAGACAAAGGATGAACTCATGCCGCTTCTTGCCAAACTATGTTTCAGGCCAAGCGATAACAGTCTTGGACGTGCAATAAAACTCACCCATTATATTGAATTGAGCGAAAAATACCTGAAAAAGATGCCGGATGACTGGCATATTTATGTGCGAAATGAAGCGGACCTTCCGGTAGCTAAAAGGGAGCAACTTATGAAACTGCTGGAAGAAAAGGGATGGAAGATCGATTGGGAGAAAAAGAAAATACTTGAAGGGCCGCTCAGGAAAGTTGATGTTTCATTCCAGCCCACTAATGTTCCCCGCCTGTGCAAGGAGGTCAAAAAATGAACGCAAAGAAACAGGAAGAAAAGGTAATCGACACCACCCGCCAGGCTGTGCCTTACCAGACAGGCAATATTCCCGGACCCGAAATGGCTCGCGCAGTGATGCCGGCAGTTCCCGGAAAAATGCTTGCAAAGGCAAAACGCCCTCTGTTGATCGTGGGTTCAAAGATCGATTCTGAAGAAGTATTAGCGCGGGTCGTCACAATGGGAAAAGCCGGGATACAAATAGCTTCTGTCGGTGACTCTTATAAATATCTCGCTGATAAGGGACTTAATGCGCATTATATGAATATGCATGCGCTTGCATCATATCTTTGCGACCCCCGGTGGCCGGGATTTGATGGAAAAGGAGGGTATGACCTTGTTGTATTTTTCGGAATAACCTACTATTACGCATCCCAGGCCATATCTGCTCTTAAGAATTTCTCAAATATTAAAGTAATTTCCATAGATAAATACTATCATCCGAATGCGGATATGTCATTCGGTAATCTCAAGCAGGACGTGTTCATTGCAGCACTTGATGAAGTTATAGCCCAGTTACCAAAATAATATATTAAATAATAAAATTAACAGAAAAAGGACGATAATTATGGCAAACGAATTTCCCTTTGAAATCTCACCTATGTTTGAGGGTGAACGTGTACGGAAAGATGATATGTTTGTTGAACTCGCAGGTCCCAAATCGCGTGGGTTTGAGCTTGTAAGGGCAGCAGGAGTAGACGAGGTAGAGGACGGAAAATTTACTCTTATTGGTCCTGACCTCTCCCAGATGGAGGAAGGCTCGCGCCATCCTTATGCGATGATATACCGGGTTGCAGGAAAACTTGTGGAACCTGACCTTGAAGCGATCGTGGAGAGGCGGAACCACGATTTCCAGAATTATATACAGGGTTATATGCATCTTAACCAGCGGTATGATGTGTGGGTGAGGATAAACAAGGATGCTATTAAGAAGGGTCTTACATCTTTCGAGCAGATAGCTAAAGCCACAATGATGCTTTTTAAGAATGAATTATCTTTTATTGAGAAGATCGATGCAACATATATAACCGATCCTGGTGAAGTAGATAAACGAAGAGAAGAAGCAATAAAGATATATGAGGCAAGAGATGCAAGGACCCGCGGCCTTCATGACGAGGACGTGGATGTGTTCTATGGCTGCACATTATGCCAGAGTTTTGCCCCGACAAATGCATGCGTTGTTACACCTGACAGGATATCCCTGTGCGGGGCTATCAACTGGTTTGACGGCCGCGCCGCAGCAAAGGTTGATCCCGAAGGACCTCAGTTCGCTATTCCAAAAGGCGAAGTGATCGACGCGATAGGTGGGGAATATTCAGGCGTGAACGAGAAGGCTGTAGCGCTATCGGGCGGTGAATATTCGCGCATCAAGATACATTCTTTCTTCGAATACCCGCATACAAGCTGCGGATGCTTTGAAGTAGTAGGATTTTATATTCCTGAAGTGGATGGAATAGGATGGGTTGACAGGGATTTCACAGGCATTGCCCCTAACGGCCTTGCTTTCTCAACAATGGCTGGACAGACAGGCGGCGGTAAACAGATCATAGGTTTCCTCGGGGTTGGCGTGAATTATTTCCGCTCGCCAAAATTCATTCAGCCTGATGGCGGATGGAAGCGGGTCGTATGGATGCCAAAGAACCTGAAAGAGAAGATAAAAGCAGATATTCCTCCCGAACTTGTTGATAAATTACCAACTGAAGAAAATGCTAATGATCTTAAGACCTTAAAAGAGTTCCTTGAGAAAAGCCAGCACCCGATAATGGAGCGCTGGAAAACAGAGGCTGCTGCCCCTGAAGCAGAAGCAACATCCGAGACCCAGGCAGTGCCCGGCGGATGGTCAATGCCTATGTCTATGCCTTCCATGCCTGCCGGGATGCCCTTGATGCCGATGCAATTTGGCGGCGGGGACGGAGGAGTGAAGCTGAGTTTCAAAAATGCCAGGATATCTATTGATCGCATTGTGTTCAAGAAAACAGAGAAATGAAGCCGCGCTAACTGATCTTAGCGCCCTTTTCGTTCTTTGCGGTATCACTTACGAATCCTGAAGCTGTTCTCGATAGTAAAGGTGATGTTAAATCGTCCATAAACTTATTAAAGATAAGCTACTAAGAACTGTTTATAAATCAGAAAACGATATTTTGGTAATTGTAACTGCTTATTATACACATCCAGAAAGATACGAGGAATAAGAATGAAAATAACATATGACCCTGATGCAGATGCTATGAATATAAAATTTCAGTCTGGAAAATATAATATAAGCAAAGAAATAGCAGATGGAATTATTGTAGA
This region of Candidatus Methanoperedens sp. genomic DNA includes:
- the cdhC gene encoding CO dehydrogenase/CO-methylating acetyl-CoA synthase complex subunit beta codes for the protein MANEFPFEISPMFEGERVRKDDMFVELAGPKSRGFELVRAAGVDEVEDGKFTLIGPDLSQMEEGSRHPYAMIYRVAGKLVEPDLEAIVERRNHDFQNYIQGYMHLNQRYDVWVRINKDAIKKGLTSFEQIAKATMMLFKNELSFIEKIDATYITDPGEVDKRREEAIKIYEARDARTRGLHDEDVDVFYGCTLCQSFAPTNACVVTPDRISLCGAINWFDGRAAAKVDPEGPQFAIPKGEVIDAIGGEYSGVNEKAVALSGGEYSRIKIHSFFEYPHTSCGCFEVVGFYIPEVDGIGWVDRDFTGIAPNGLAFSTMAGQTGGGKQIIGFLGVGVNYFRSPKFIQPDGGWKRVVWMPKNLKEKIKADIPPELVDKLPTEENANDLKTLKEFLEKSQHPIMERWKTEAAAPEAEATSETQAVPGGWSMPMSMPSMPAGMPLMPMQFGGGDGGVKLSFKNARISIDRIVFKKTEK